The DNA sequence GGCGTAGCGGCCTCCAGCATGTGCCGCCGGCCCACCAGCCGGGTCCGCGTCACCGCCAGCTGGACGATGTCCGGTTCCAGTCCATGAGCCTGAAAACAGTCCAGTGCTTCCTGGACCGTTTCCAGGGTGACGGCATTCAGGACAATCCGGATCCGCGGATTGTTGGCCATCAGTGCATCAATAATGGCTGTCAGCTGGCCCGCGCTGCCCCCGATGAAAGCGGCATCCAGACGGGGCAGAGAGCCCAGCGACTGGGCGGCCTCCCCCGGCAGGACCGATACATTCCCGAGGTGGAAGCGCCGGCAGTTTTCCCGGATCAGACGGAGGGCCTCCTCCGACCGCTCCAGGGCAAAGACCCGGCCCCGATAGGACGCCAGCGCCATTTCCACGGTCACCGAGCCGCTACCGGCGCCAATATCGCAGCAGACGCTGTCCGGCGCCAGTGCCAGCCGGCTCAGCGTCACTGCCCGAACCTCAGACTTGGTCATGGGTACTTTGCCCCGGAGAAAGGACTCATCCGGCAGTCCGCAAGGGATGCGGTCATCCGCCCGGGGATTCTCCACCAAAAGCACCGCCAGCGAACCGGGCGTCATATCGGCCAGTTCAGCCAGCCGCACCGTGGACAGGCGCTCATCAGGCAGTCCCAGGTTTTCCCCCAGCGTGGCGGTC is a window from the Clostridiaceae bacterium HFYG-1003 genome containing:
- the cbiT gene encoding precorrin-6Y C5,15-methyltransferase (decarboxylating) subunit CbiT, producing MKQVTIVGVGLSAGTLTREGAEALARADLILGAPRLIEALAEFGKPSVAAYQPEEITRCLASQGSGRYCIAVSGDTGFFSAARGLSEALADCEVSWLPGISSLNALFARLRRPWQEAALVSCHGREANLVDTVRRSRLTFALTGQNLAVLGEALTAAGFGRLTATLGENLGLPDERLSTVRLAELADMTPGSLAVLLVENPRADDRIPCGLPDESFLRGKVPMTKSEVRAVTLSRLALAPDSVCCDIGAGSGSVTVEMALASYRGRVFALERSEEALRLIRENCRRFHLGNVSVLPGEAAQSLGSLPRLDAAFIGGSAGQLTAIIDALMANNPRIRIVLNAVTLETVQEALDCFQAHGLEPDIVQLAVTRTRLVGRRHMLEAATPVFVMAGGGTWIES